Proteins encoded in a region of the Manis javanica isolate MJ-LG chromosome 15, MJ_LKY, whole genome shotgun sequence genome:
- the SMTN gene encoding smoothelin isoform X8: protein MADEALAGLDEGALRKLLEVTADLAERRRIRSAIRELQRQELEREEEALASKRFRAERQDNKENWLHSQQREAEQRAALARLAGQLESMSDVEELTTLLRGAAEYEERKLIRAAIRRVRAQEIEAATLAGRLCSGRPNSGSREDSKGRAAHRLERCEVPEQEEREQQGEVIEPTPTPERSSRDVTTVTLLVRAPPGGTSSPPASPVSSPTTAPPEPPLEPAKAQCLAAEAAGSSEPPPSLPTAASPEPQEPPATPSTERQMANKLLPGPTEPPVAQGPTKGPSDTRRADLAGPRACQRSLSVLSPRQPAQNREPTPLASGPSPFQRAGSVRDRVLKFTSDSPMAAGLQDGPPRAALGPSTPARLLGPSHISTTPASSSSSSSSPGTRDASSRVSKEPRGTARPLAQLQNSPGEEGLGGRGLATRPLENGAGGPIARSEEPSAPLPVAIGTAEPGASMKTTFTIEIKDGRGQASTGRVLLPTGNQRAELTLGLRAPPTIFSSSGGKSTITHISSPGTLARLGSVTHVTSFSHVPPSSQGGCSIKMEPEPAEPPSAAVEVANGAEQTRLDKAPERRSPLSAAELMAIEDEGVLDKMLDQTTDFEERKLIRAALRELRQRKRDQRDKERERRLQEARTRPGEGRSNMATETTMQRSQRAADGSAVSTVTKTERLVHSNDGTRTARTTTVESSFVRRSENGGGSTMVQTKTVSSSSSKKMGSIFDREDEVSPRPGSLAALEKRQAEKKKELMKAQSLPKTSASQARKAMIEKLEKEGAAGSPGGPRTGIQRSTSFGVPNANSIKQMLLDWCRAKTRGYEHVDIQNFSSSWSDGMAFCALVHNFFPEAFDYGQLSPQNRRQNFEVAFSSAEMLVDCVPLVEVEDMMIMGKKPDSKCVFTYVQSLYNHLRRHELRLRGKNV, encoded by the exons ATGGCAGACGAGGCCTTAGCCGGACTGGACGAGGGAGCCCTACGGAAGCTG TTAGAAGTCACAGCGGATCTGGCAGAGCGGCGGCGGATCCGCTCAGCCATCCGGGAATTGCAGCGACAGGAGCTGGAGCGCGAGGAGGAGGCCCTGGCATCCAAACGCTTCCGTGCCGAGCGTCAGGACAACAAGGAGAACTGGCTGCA CTCTCAGCAGCGGGAGGCTGAGCAGCGGGCTGCTCTGGCGCGGCTGGCAGGGCAGCTGGAGTCCATGAGTGATGTGGAAGAGCTGACCACACTG CTGCGAGGTGCAGCTGAGTATGAGGAACGCAAGCTGATCCGAGCTGCCATCCGCCGTGTTAGGGCCCAGGAAATCGAGG CCGCCACCTTGGCTGGCAGGTTGTGCAGCGGACGTCCCAACAGTGGTTCAAGAGAAGACAGCAAGGGGCGGGCAGCACACAGACTAGAACGGTGTGAG GTACCAGAACAAGAGGAACGGGAGCAGCAGGGAGAGGTCATAGAACCAACCCCAACCCCTGAGCGCTCCAGCCGGGATGTCACCACAGTGACACTCCTGGTGCGGGCCCCACCTGGGGGCACAAGCAGCCCACCTGCCTCACCGGTCAGTTCACCCACCACTGCCCCTCCTGAGCCTCCACTGGAGCCTGCCAAGGCCCAGTGTCTGGCTGCTGAGGCTGCAGGCAGCTCCGAGCCACCCCCAAGCCTGCCCACAGCCGCCAGCCCTGAGCCCCAGGAGCCGCCAGCAACCCCCAGCACTGAGAGGCAGATGGCCAACAAG CTCCTGCCTGGCCCCACAGAACCCCCCGTTGCCCAAGGTCCCACCAAAGGTCCCTCTGACACAAGGAGAGCAG ACCTGGCTGGACCCCGTGCCTGCCAACGCTCCCTGTCTGTGCTCAGTCCCCGCCAGCCGGCTCAGAACCGAG AGCCCACCCCCCTTGCCAGCGGACCTTCCCCGTTCCAGCGGGCTGGTTCCGTTCGGGACCGTGTGCTCAAGTTCACATCTGATTCTCCTATGGCAGCTGGGCTCCAAGATGGCCCACCCCGGGCAGCCTTAGGTCCCTCGACCCCAGCAAGGCTCCTGGGCCCCTCCCACATCAGCAccacccctgcctcctcctccagcagCTCCTCCTCACCGGGCACCAGGGACGCCTCCTCCCGGGTCAGCAAGGAGCCTCGAGGAACAGCCCGGCCCCTGGCCCAGCTTCAGAACTCCCCCGGGGAGGAGGGCCTAGGGGGGCGGGGCTTGGCCACTAGGCCCCTTGAAAACGGAGCAGGGGGGCCCATTGCCCGCTCAGAGGAACCCAGTGCCCCGCTGCCCGTGGCCATCGGCACTGCCGAGCCAGGGGCCAGTATGAAGACCACATTCACCATCGAGATCAAGGATGGCCGGGGCCAGGCCTCCACGGGCCGAGTGCTGCTGCCCACAGGCAACCAACGGGCAG AACTCACGCTGGGGCTGCGGGCGCCTCCCACCATCTTCAGCAGCAGCGGGGGAAAGAGCACCATCACCCATATCAGCAGCCCTGGGACCCTGGCCCGGCTGGGCAGTGTCACCCATGTTACCAGCTTCAGTCATGTGCCCCCCAGTAGCCAGGGGGGCTGCAGTATTAAG ATGGAGCCAGAGCCGGCAGAGCCCCCTTCTGCAGCAGTGGAAGTAGCCAATGGTGCCGAGCAGACCCGGCTGGACAAAGCGCCGGAGAGGCGGAGCCCACTGAGTGCTGCAGAGCTGATGGCCATCGAGGATGAGGGTGTGCTGGACAAGATG CTGGATCAGACTACAGACTTTGAGGAGCGGAAGCTTATCCGAGCTGCCCTCCGTGAGCTCCGACAAAGGAAGAGAG ACCAGAGGGACAAGGAACGGGAGCGGCGGCTGCAAGAGGCACGGACCCGGCCAGGGGAGGGCCGTAGCAACATGGCCACCGAGACCACCATGCAGCGCAGCCAGCGGGCAGCTGACGGCTCAGCTGTCAGCACTGTCACCAAGACTGAGCGGCTTGTCCACTCCA ATGATGGCACACGGACAGCCCGCACCACCACAGTGGAGTCGAGTTTCGTGAGGCGCTCGGAGA ATGGTGGCGGCAGCACCATGGTGCAAACCAAGACTGTCTCCTCATCGTCATCCAAAAAGATGGGCAG TATCTTCGACCGCGAGGACGAGGTCAGCCCACGGCCCGGCAGCCTAGCGGCACTTGAAAAACGCCaggcagagaagaagaaagagttgATGAAGGCGCAGAGCTTGCCCAAGACGTCGGCTTCCCAGGCACGCAAGGCCATGATTGAGAAGCTGGAGAAGGAAGGCGCTGCGGG CAGCCCTGGTGGACCCCGCACAGGCATACAGCGCTCCACCAGCTTCGGGGTCCCCAATGCCAACAGCATCAAGCAGATGTTGCTGGACTGGTGCCGAGCCAAGACTCGAGGCTACGAG CATGTGGACATCCAGAACTTCTCCTCGAGTTGGAGTGATGGCATGGCCTTCTGTGCCCTGGTGCACAACTTCTTCCCAGAGGCCTTCGACTATGGGCAGCTCAGCCCACAGAACCGGCGCCAGAACTTCGAAGTGGCCTTTTCATCTGCTGA
- the SMTN gene encoding smoothelin isoform X10 → MADEALAGLDEGALRKLLEVTADLAERRRIRSAIRELQRQELEREEEALASKRFRAERQDNKENWLHSQQREAEQRAALARLAGQLESMSDVEELTTLLRGAAEYEERKLIRAAIRRVRAQEIEAATLAGRLCSGRPNSGSREDSKGRAAHRLERCEVPEQEEREQQGEVIEPTPTPERSSRDVTTVTLLVRAPPGGTSSPPASPVSSPTTAPPEPPLEPAKAQCLAAEAAGSSEPPPSLPTAASPEPQEPPATPSTERQMANKLLPGPTEPPVAQGPTKGPSDTRRADLAGPRACQRSLSVLSPRQPAQNREPTPLASGPSPFQRAGSVRDRVLKFTSDSPMAAGLQDGPPRAALGPSTPARLLGPSHISTTPASSSSSSSSPGTRDASSRVSKEPRGTARPLAQLQNSPGEEGLGGRGLATRPLENGAGGPIARSEEPSAPLPVAIGTAEPGASMKTTFTIEIKDGRGQASTGRVLLPTGNQRAELTLGLRAPPTIFSSSGGKSTITHISSPGTLARLGSVTHVTSFSHVPPSSQGGCSIKMEPEPAEPPSAAVEVANGAEQTRLDKAPERRSPLSAAELMAIEDEGVLDKMLDQTTDFEERKLIRAALRELRQRKRDGGGSTMVQTKTVSSSSSKKMGSIFDREDEVSPRPGSLAALEKRQAEKKKELMKAQSLPKTSASQARKAMIEKLEKEGAAGSPGGPRTGIQRSTSFGVPNANSIKQMLLDWCRAKTRGYEHVDIQNFSSSWSDGMAFCALVHNFFPEAFDYGQLSPQNRRQNFEVAFSSAETHADCPQLLDTEDMVRLREPDWKCVYTYIQEFYRCLVQKGLVKTKKS, encoded by the exons ATGGCAGACGAGGCCTTAGCCGGACTGGACGAGGGAGCCCTACGGAAGCTG TTAGAAGTCACAGCGGATCTGGCAGAGCGGCGGCGGATCCGCTCAGCCATCCGGGAATTGCAGCGACAGGAGCTGGAGCGCGAGGAGGAGGCCCTGGCATCCAAACGCTTCCGTGCCGAGCGTCAGGACAACAAGGAGAACTGGCTGCA CTCTCAGCAGCGGGAGGCTGAGCAGCGGGCTGCTCTGGCGCGGCTGGCAGGGCAGCTGGAGTCCATGAGTGATGTGGAAGAGCTGACCACACTG CTGCGAGGTGCAGCTGAGTATGAGGAACGCAAGCTGATCCGAGCTGCCATCCGCCGTGTTAGGGCCCAGGAAATCGAGG CCGCCACCTTGGCTGGCAGGTTGTGCAGCGGACGTCCCAACAGTGGTTCAAGAGAAGACAGCAAGGGGCGGGCAGCACACAGACTAGAACGGTGTGAG GTACCAGAACAAGAGGAACGGGAGCAGCAGGGAGAGGTCATAGAACCAACCCCAACCCCTGAGCGCTCCAGCCGGGATGTCACCACAGTGACACTCCTGGTGCGGGCCCCACCTGGGGGCACAAGCAGCCCACCTGCCTCACCGGTCAGTTCACCCACCACTGCCCCTCCTGAGCCTCCACTGGAGCCTGCCAAGGCCCAGTGTCTGGCTGCTGAGGCTGCAGGCAGCTCCGAGCCACCCCCAAGCCTGCCCACAGCCGCCAGCCCTGAGCCCCAGGAGCCGCCAGCAACCCCCAGCACTGAGAGGCAGATGGCCAACAAG CTCCTGCCTGGCCCCACAGAACCCCCCGTTGCCCAAGGTCCCACCAAAGGTCCCTCTGACACAAGGAGAGCAG ACCTGGCTGGACCCCGTGCCTGCCAACGCTCCCTGTCTGTGCTCAGTCCCCGCCAGCCGGCTCAGAACCGAG AGCCCACCCCCCTTGCCAGCGGACCTTCCCCGTTCCAGCGGGCTGGTTCCGTTCGGGACCGTGTGCTCAAGTTCACATCTGATTCTCCTATGGCAGCTGGGCTCCAAGATGGCCCACCCCGGGCAGCCTTAGGTCCCTCGACCCCAGCAAGGCTCCTGGGCCCCTCCCACATCAGCAccacccctgcctcctcctccagcagCTCCTCCTCACCGGGCACCAGGGACGCCTCCTCCCGGGTCAGCAAGGAGCCTCGAGGAACAGCCCGGCCCCTGGCCCAGCTTCAGAACTCCCCCGGGGAGGAGGGCCTAGGGGGGCGGGGCTTGGCCACTAGGCCCCTTGAAAACGGAGCAGGGGGGCCCATTGCCCGCTCAGAGGAACCCAGTGCCCCGCTGCCCGTGGCCATCGGCACTGCCGAGCCAGGGGCCAGTATGAAGACCACATTCACCATCGAGATCAAGGATGGCCGGGGCCAGGCCTCCACGGGCCGAGTGCTGCTGCCCACAGGCAACCAACGGGCAG AACTCACGCTGGGGCTGCGGGCGCCTCCCACCATCTTCAGCAGCAGCGGGGGAAAGAGCACCATCACCCATATCAGCAGCCCTGGGACCCTGGCCCGGCTGGGCAGTGTCACCCATGTTACCAGCTTCAGTCATGTGCCCCCCAGTAGCCAGGGGGGCTGCAGTATTAAG ATGGAGCCAGAGCCGGCAGAGCCCCCTTCTGCAGCAGTGGAAGTAGCCAATGGTGCCGAGCAGACCCGGCTGGACAAAGCGCCGGAGAGGCGGAGCCCACTGAGTGCTGCAGAGCTGATGGCCATCGAGGATGAGGGTGTGCTGGACAAGATG CTGGATCAGACTACAGACTTTGAGGAGCGGAAGCTTATCCGAGCTGCCCTCCGTGAGCTCCGACAAAGGAAGAGAG ATGGTGGCGGCAGCACCATGGTGCAAACCAAGACTGTCTCCTCATCGTCATCCAAAAAGATGGGCAG TATCTTCGACCGCGAGGACGAGGTCAGCCCACGGCCCGGCAGCCTAGCGGCACTTGAAAAACGCCaggcagagaagaagaaagagttgATGAAGGCGCAGAGCTTGCCCAAGACGTCGGCTTCCCAGGCACGCAAGGCCATGATTGAGAAGCTGGAGAAGGAAGGCGCTGCGGG CAGCCCTGGTGGACCCCGCACAGGCATACAGCGCTCCACCAGCTTCGGGGTCCCCAATGCCAACAGCATCAAGCAGATGTTGCTGGACTGGTGCCGAGCCAAGACTCGAGGCTACGAG CATGTGGACATCCAGAACTTCTCCTCGAGTTGGAGTGATGGCATGGCCTTCTGTGCCCTGGTGCACAACTTCTTCCCAGAGGCCTTCGACTATGGGCAGCTCAGCCCACAGAACCGGCGCCAGAACTTCGAAGTGGCCTTTTCATCTGCTGA GACCCATGCGGACTGCCCGCAGCTCCTGGATACAGAGGACATGGTGCGGCTTCGAGAGCCTGACTGGAAGTGCGTGTACACGTACATCCAGGAGTTCTACCGCTGTCTGGTCCAGAAGGGGCTGGTAAAAACCAAAAAGTCCTAA
- the SMTN gene encoding smoothelin isoform X3 — protein MADEALAGLDEGALRKLLEVTADLAERRRIRSAIRELQRQELEREEEALASKRFRAERQDNKENWLHSQQREAEQRAALARLAGQLESMSDVEELTTLLRGAAEYEERKLIRAAIRRVRAQEIEAATLAGRLCSGRPNSGSREDSKGRAAHRLERCEVPEQEEREQQGEVIEPTPTPERSSRDVTTVTLLVRAPPGGTSSPPASPVSSPTTAPPEPPLEPAKAQCLAAEAAGSSEPPPSLPTAASPEPQEPPATPSTERQMANKLLPGPTEPPVAQGPTKGPSDTRRADLAGPRACQRSLSVLSPRQPAQNREPTPLASGPSPFQRAGSVRDRVLKFTSDSPMAAGLQDGPPRAALGPSTPARLLGPSHISTTPASSSSSSSSPGTRDASSRVSKEPRGTARPLAQLQNSPGEEGLGGRGLATRPLENGAGGPIARSEEPSAPLPVAIGTAEPGASMKTTFTIEIKDGRGQASTGRVLLPTGNQRAELTLGLRAPPTIFSSSGGKSTITHISSPGTLARLGSVTHVTSFSHVPPSSQGGCSIKASYKDSDTASQRQQSLLPLFPSSPRHRAPAIMPGVPGPGSELAAALEERLGLALEELRAVAEAGRAAVTQAAEAAASAVEPVARAAEELRAEASTLSRRLDALGRQVEVLSLRLGVPLVPDLEPELEPSELLLATADPEALFQAAEDAGTPVAHPPAFSTRRRSSVGPARSSSLMEPEPAEPPSAAVEVANGAEQTRLDKAPERRSPLSAAELMAIEDEGVLDKMLDQTTDFEERKLIRAALRELRQRKRDQRDKERERRLQEARTRPGEGRSNMATETTMQRSQRAADGSAVSTVTKTERLVHSNDGTRTARTTTVESSFVRRSENGGGSTMVQTKTVSSSSSKKMGSIFDREDEVSPRPGSLAALEKRQAEKKKELMKAQSLPKTSASQARKAMIEKLEKEGAAGSPGGPRTGIQRSTSFGVPNANSIKQMLLDWCRAKTRGYEHVDIQNFSSSWSDGMAFCALVHNFFPEAFDYGQLSPQNRRQNFEVAFSSAETHADCPQLLDTEDMVRLREPDWKCVYTYIQEFYRCLVQKGLVKTKKS, from the exons ATGGCAGACGAGGCCTTAGCCGGACTGGACGAGGGAGCCCTACGGAAGCTG TTAGAAGTCACAGCGGATCTGGCAGAGCGGCGGCGGATCCGCTCAGCCATCCGGGAATTGCAGCGACAGGAGCTGGAGCGCGAGGAGGAGGCCCTGGCATCCAAACGCTTCCGTGCCGAGCGTCAGGACAACAAGGAGAACTGGCTGCA CTCTCAGCAGCGGGAGGCTGAGCAGCGGGCTGCTCTGGCGCGGCTGGCAGGGCAGCTGGAGTCCATGAGTGATGTGGAAGAGCTGACCACACTG CTGCGAGGTGCAGCTGAGTATGAGGAACGCAAGCTGATCCGAGCTGCCATCCGCCGTGTTAGGGCCCAGGAAATCGAGG CCGCCACCTTGGCTGGCAGGTTGTGCAGCGGACGTCCCAACAGTGGTTCAAGAGAAGACAGCAAGGGGCGGGCAGCACACAGACTAGAACGGTGTGAG GTACCAGAACAAGAGGAACGGGAGCAGCAGGGAGAGGTCATAGAACCAACCCCAACCCCTGAGCGCTCCAGCCGGGATGTCACCACAGTGACACTCCTGGTGCGGGCCCCACCTGGGGGCACAAGCAGCCCACCTGCCTCACCGGTCAGTTCACCCACCACTGCCCCTCCTGAGCCTCCACTGGAGCCTGCCAAGGCCCAGTGTCTGGCTGCTGAGGCTGCAGGCAGCTCCGAGCCACCCCCAAGCCTGCCCACAGCCGCCAGCCCTGAGCCCCAGGAGCCGCCAGCAACCCCCAGCACTGAGAGGCAGATGGCCAACAAG CTCCTGCCTGGCCCCACAGAACCCCCCGTTGCCCAAGGTCCCACCAAAGGTCCCTCTGACACAAGGAGAGCAG ACCTGGCTGGACCCCGTGCCTGCCAACGCTCCCTGTCTGTGCTCAGTCCCCGCCAGCCGGCTCAGAACCGAG AGCCCACCCCCCTTGCCAGCGGACCTTCCCCGTTCCAGCGGGCTGGTTCCGTTCGGGACCGTGTGCTCAAGTTCACATCTGATTCTCCTATGGCAGCTGGGCTCCAAGATGGCCCACCCCGGGCAGCCTTAGGTCCCTCGACCCCAGCAAGGCTCCTGGGCCCCTCCCACATCAGCAccacccctgcctcctcctccagcagCTCCTCCTCACCGGGCACCAGGGACGCCTCCTCCCGGGTCAGCAAGGAGCCTCGAGGAACAGCCCGGCCCCTGGCCCAGCTTCAGAACTCCCCCGGGGAGGAGGGCCTAGGGGGGCGGGGCTTGGCCACTAGGCCCCTTGAAAACGGAGCAGGGGGGCCCATTGCCCGCTCAGAGGAACCCAGTGCCCCGCTGCCCGTGGCCATCGGCACTGCCGAGCCAGGGGCCAGTATGAAGACCACATTCACCATCGAGATCAAGGATGGCCGGGGCCAGGCCTCCACGGGCCGAGTGCTGCTGCCCACAGGCAACCAACGGGCAG AACTCACGCTGGGGCTGCGGGCGCCTCCCACCATCTTCAGCAGCAGCGGGGGAAAGAGCACCATCACCCATATCAGCAGCCCTGGGACCCTGGCCCGGCTGGGCAGTGTCACCCATGTTACCAGCTTCAGTCATGTGCCCCCCAGTAGCCAGGGGGGCTGCAGTATTAAG GCCAGCTACAAAGACTCTGACACTGCCAGCCAGAGGCAGCAGTCCCTACTACCACTATTCCCATCGTCACCCCGCCATAGAGCCCCTGCCATCATGCCGGGGGTACCGGGGCCCGGGTCTGAGCTGGCTGCAGCCCTCGAGGAGCGACTGGGCCTAGCGCTGGAGGAGCTGCGGGCAGTGGCGGAGGCAGGCCGGGCAGCAGTGACCCAGGCAGCTGAGGCAGCTGCCTCAGCCGTGGAGCCAGTGGCCCGGGCAGCTGAAGAGCTGCGGGCAGAGGCCTCAACACTGAGCCGGCGGCTGGATGCCCTGGGCAGGCAGGTGGAGGTGCTAAGCCTGCGGCTGGGGGTCCCACTTGTGCCTGACCTTGAGCCTGAGCTGGAGCCCAGTGAGCTGCTCCTAGCCACTGCCGACCCCGAGGCCCTCTTCCAGGCAGCCGAGGATGCTGGGACCCCCGTGGCCCACCCTCCTGCCTTCAGCACCCGCCGCCGCTCCTCTGTTGGCCCTGCCCGAAGCAGCAGTCTC ATGGAGCCAGAGCCGGCAGAGCCCCCTTCTGCAGCAGTGGAAGTAGCCAATGGTGCCGAGCAGACCCGGCTGGACAAAGCGCCGGAGAGGCGGAGCCCACTGAGTGCTGCAGAGCTGATGGCCATCGAGGATGAGGGTGTGCTGGACAAGATG CTGGATCAGACTACAGACTTTGAGGAGCGGAAGCTTATCCGAGCTGCCCTCCGTGAGCTCCGACAAAGGAAGAGAG ACCAGAGGGACAAGGAACGGGAGCGGCGGCTGCAAGAGGCACGGACCCGGCCAGGGGAGGGCCGTAGCAACATGGCCACCGAGACCACCATGCAGCGCAGCCAGCGGGCAGCTGACGGCTCAGCTGTCAGCACTGTCACCAAGACTGAGCGGCTTGTCCACTCCA ATGATGGCACACGGACAGCCCGCACCACCACAGTGGAGTCGAGTTTCGTGAGGCGCTCGGAGA ATGGTGGCGGCAGCACCATGGTGCAAACCAAGACTGTCTCCTCATCGTCATCCAAAAAGATGGGCAG TATCTTCGACCGCGAGGACGAGGTCAGCCCACGGCCCGGCAGCCTAGCGGCACTTGAAAAACGCCaggcagagaagaagaaagagttgATGAAGGCGCAGAGCTTGCCCAAGACGTCGGCTTCCCAGGCACGCAAGGCCATGATTGAGAAGCTGGAGAAGGAAGGCGCTGCGGG CAGCCCTGGTGGACCCCGCACAGGCATACAGCGCTCCACCAGCTTCGGGGTCCCCAATGCCAACAGCATCAAGCAGATGTTGCTGGACTGGTGCCGAGCCAAGACTCGAGGCTACGAG CATGTGGACATCCAGAACTTCTCCTCGAGTTGGAGTGATGGCATGGCCTTCTGTGCCCTGGTGCACAACTTCTTCCCAGAGGCCTTCGACTATGGGCAGCTCAGCCCACAGAACCGGCGCCAGAACTTCGAAGTGGCCTTTTCATCTGCTGA GACCCATGCGGACTGCCCGCAGCTCCTGGATACAGAGGACATGGTGCGGCTTCGAGAGCCTGACTGGAAGTGCGTGTACACGTACATCCAGGAGTTCTACCGCTGTCTGGTCCAGAAGGGGCTGGTAAAAACCAAAAAGTCCTAA